Genomic DNA from Lysobacterales bacterium:
AGCGCTAACTTGATGTATGCGCCGGATGCGGCGGATAAGGGGGAGTGTTCAGGGTTCGGGCGGGGCCGTCAATAGGAAATTTCCCACCTCGATACAGTGCTTTGGCTGACGACATGGGGGGTGCCAGTGGTCCAGGCTGCACCCGGATATCCATGCAAGGTGCTGGGGTATGGCTTCTCGTGGCGGAACTGCCGGGGTATGCGGGCGCGGGCCGATGGCGCCGGAGGCGCGCAAACCCCGCCTGTTCGACGAAGTTCGCCGCTGCTTGCGGGTGCGGCACTACAGTCTGGCGACCGAGAAGTGCTACCTGCAATGGCTGCGCCGGTTCATCCTGGCCAACGGCAAGCGCCATCCCCGGGAGCTGGGCAAGGCCGAGGTCGAGGCCTTCCTGTCCGGCCTGGCGGTCGCGGGCAAGGTGGCGCCAAGCACCCAGAACCAGGCGCTGGCGGCGCTGCTGTTCGTTTACCGGCATGTGCTGGAACTGGATCTGCCCTGGCTGGACGGCGTGGTGCGGGCGCGCAGCCGGCAGCGGGTGCCGACGGTGCTGGCGCGCAGCGAGGTCGGGGCGCTGCTGCTGGCGATGGACGGCCGACCGTGGCTGCTGGCCAGCCTGCTCTACGGCACCGGCATGCGGCTGATGGAGTGCCTGCGCCTACGGATCAAGGACGTCGACTTTGCCCGCCACGAGATCACGGTGCGCCAGGGCAAGGGCGGCAAGGACCGGCACACCGTGCTGCCGGCCACGCTGGTGCCGGCCCTGCACCTGGAAGTCCAGCGCGCGCTGCGCCTGCATGGCCACGACCTGGCGCGCGGGCTGGGCGAGGCAGCCCTGCCGCACGCGCTGGCGCGCAAATACCTTGGCGCCGCTCGCGAACCCGGTTGGCAGTTCGTGTTTCCCTCCGCCCGGCTGTCGCGCGATCCGCTCGACGGCACGCTGCGCCGCCACCATGTCGACGCCGCGGTTCTGGCGCGGGCCCTGCGCAAGGCCTGTCGCGCCGCCAACCTCGTCAAGCACGTCAGCGCGCACACGCTTCGGCACAGCTTTGCCACCCACCTGCTCGAGGATGGCTACGACATCCGCACCGTGCAGGAGCTGCTTGGCCACAGCGATGTGGGCACCACCCAGATCTACACGCACGTGCTCAACCGGGGCGGGCGCGGGGTGGTGAGCCCACTGGATCGCACCAGCAGGCCTCTTTCACATTCGTCGGCTTGACAGACCTTTCGTGGCCTAGACACTATATGTCATGTGGATCGTCATGGAGCGCCCTCAAGCCGACAAGGTCCTGTCATCCGGTCGCGTGCCGATCGACATTCTGAAGCGCTACGAAAAGTGGAAGGACATTGCGATGCTCTCGGGGCCGCAGGGGCTGCGAGCCATCAGGGGTTTCCGGGACGAAGCCCTGTTGGGCGAGTGGCGGGGCTTCCGCTCCTCCCGCCTCAACGAGAAGTGGCGGGTGATCTACGGCGTTCAGGCCGAAGTGCTTGTCGTCGAAGTGGTCAGGCTCGCCGCGCATGACTACCGGAGGAAGTGATATGGCCAGATTGATTCCTGCAAGACGCCGCGTCGAGGTCACACCAGGTGAGTCGCTGCGGATCATCCGGGAACTTCAGGAGCTCAGCCAGACACAACTGTCGGCGTTGTGCGGCATTCCACAAACCACGATCTCGAGCATCGAGAACGGCCGGGTGAACCTGGGGGTGGAACGCGCCAAGGTGCTGGCCAGGGCGTTGCGCTGCCATCCGGCGGTGCTGGTGTTCCCCGGGTGGCAGGTGGATTCTGCTGCTTGAGGGTGCTTGCGCTATTGGCGTCAGAGCACGCTTTCCCCGTGGCAGCTCCGGCAAGCGCGGTGGACCACGGTGCAAAACGTGGTCTGACCCCTGGCGGCTAAGACATCCGCACGGTGCAGGAACTGCTCGGCCACGCCGACGCGTCGCCCACGCAGATCTACACGCATGTGCTCGATCGCGGCGGGCGCGGGGTGCGCAGTCCGCTGGACGGGGTGTCCCCGATGCCCTCGGTCCCAGCCTGTTGAGCGGGTGGAGGTCCGGCTTCGCTCGCTTGCCCTCTCCCCCGGCCCCTCCCCCGCAGGCGGGGGAGGGGAGAAGTGGGGTGCTCCGGCGGGTCGGGGCAGCGCCCGTCCCCGGTGGGCGGTGTGCAGCCGCTGAAGCCTGCGCGTGGTGGGATGCGGTGTCGGCCCTCGCAGCGCACGCCGTGGGCGGATCAGCCGGGGCTGCCGAGCAGCCGGCTAGCCATCCGCCGCAGCGAGTCGTCGAAGCCGGCGTCGTCGGCGACCTGGCGCAGCGGCCACCAGGCCAGGTCGTTGGATTCCGGGCCGACCACGAAGTCCTCGCCGGCGGTGGCCTGGACCAGGAAGCGGACGTCGTAGTGCCAGTGGCCGGGTTCGCTGCCGCGTTCGGGGATCCAGTGGCGGTCGAGGTCGAGCAGGCCGGGGTGCAGGTGCAGGCCGGCCAGGCCGGTTTCCTCCTCGGCCTCGCGCAGGGCGACGCGGGCCAGGTCGGCATCGCCGTCGGCGTGGCCGCCGGGTTGCAGCCAGCGGCCCAGCTTGCGGTGGTGGGTGAGCAGGGTGCGCTGGCCGTCGGCGCTGACCACCAGGGCCGAGCCGGTGAAGTGGCCCTGGGCCGGGCAGCGCGCGAAGGCGCCAGCGTCGGCGGCTGCCAGGCGCGTACGAAACAGGGCGACGGTGTCGGCGGCCCCGGGGTGGCGGGCGGCGAAGGCGGCGAGCTCGCTGGCGAAATCGAAAGGAGGCATGGGGTTGGGACGGGGCTTGATGGGGACCGGGGACCGGGGACCGGGGACCGGGTGGAGCGTTGCGCATTCTGGCGTGGGGCGGTGGGTTGCGGGAAGGTCGGACAGGCCGCGGGTAGGGCGCGCGGCGGCGCTGGTGCGCGCCAGAATTCGTGCGGCGCAGCAGGGGTCGGGTTTGGCGGGTGGGGGCTGGCGGCCGTACACTCCGGCGACTTCTGGGGAGGACCGGATGCGCAAGCCCACGCTGTTGCAGGCCCTGGTGCCGCTGTTCGTTCTTGTGGTTCTGCTGGTGCTGTCGGTGCGGCTGTTCGGCGACGGGTCTTCGGGCGGGCCGAACCAGATCGCCCTGCTGATGGCGGCCGGCGCGGCCATGCTGGTGGCCCTGCGCAACGGCCTGCGCTATGCCGACATGCAGCTTGCGGTGGTCAAGGGCGTGTCGCTGACGACCACGGCGATCTTCATCCTGCTGGCGGTCGGCGCGCTGATCGGCGCCTGGATCCTCTCCGGCACGGTGCCGGCGCTGATCTACTACGGCATGAAGCTGCTGCACCCGAGCTGGTTCTACCCGGCGGTGTGCCTGATCTGCGCCCTGGTCGCGCTGTCGATCGGCAGTTCCTGGACGGTCGCCGGCACCATCGGCGTGGCCCTGATGGGCGTCGCCCTGGGCCTGGGCCTGGACCCGGCGATCGCCGCCGGCGCGGTGATCTCCGGCGCCTACTTCGGCGACAAGATGTCGCCGCTGTCGGACACCACCAACCTGGCGCCGGCCTCGGCGGGCAGCGAGCTGTTCAGCCATATCCGGCACATGACCTGGACCACCCTGCCCGGCTTCGCGGCGGCCCTGCTGATCTTCACCGGCATCGGCCTCAGCCAGGCCGGCCAGGGCGACACCGGCGCGCTGGAGCCGCTGCTGGCGGCGCTGGACGCGCGCTTCGACATCGGCGTGCACCTGCTGCTGCCGCTGCTGGTGCTGCTGGTGATGGCGGTGCGCAAGGTGCCGGCGTTCCCGACCATCGCCATCGGCGCCCTGCTCGGCGCGGTGTTCGCGGTGCTGTTCCAGCGCGAGGCGGTGCTGGCCCTGGCCGGCGTCAACAGCGACAACACCGCCCTGCAACTGGTCGGCGGCGCCTGGCGCTCGCTGTTCGACGGCTATTCGGCCGACTCCGGCGATTCGATGCTGGACAGCCTGCTCAACCGCGGCGGCATGGCCAGCATGCTGCCGACCATCTGGCTGATCGTCTGCGCGATGGCGTTCGGCGCCTGCATGGAGCGCGCCGGCCTGCTCGACCGCATCGTCGAGTCGATCCTGCGCGCGGTGCGCGGCCCGGGCTCGCTGGTGGTGGCCACCATCCTGACCGCGATCGGCGTCAACGTGATCGCCTCCGACCAGTACATCGCCATCGTCCTGCCCGGCCGCCTGTACCGCCTGGAGTTCGACCGTCAGGGCCTGGAGCCGGTCAACCTGTCGCGCGCCATCGAGGACGGCGGCACCCTGACCTCGGCCCTGGTGCCCTGGAACACCTGCGGCGCCTACATGGCGGCGACCCTGGGCGTGGCGACGCTGGACTACCTGCCGTACGCCTTCTTCAACTGGATCACGCCGATCATCGCCATGGCCATGGCCGTGGTCGGCTACAAGCTGCTGCGCAAGCCGGTGGCGGTGCGGGCCTGAGCCCGCCCTGCCCCTTCCTGCGCATGCGTCGTCGTCCCCTCCTTTTTCGGCACACCTGACTGGCATGGACAAGAACTCGATCCACGGCATGTGGTCCTCGCGCATGGCCTTCGTGCTGGCCGCCACCGGCTCGGCGGTGGGCCTGGGCAACATCTGGCGCTTCCCCTACATGACCTCGGACAACGGCGGCAGCGCCTTCGTCCTGGTCTACCTGGCCTGCATCGCCCTGGTCGGCCTGCCGATCCTGATGGCCGAGATCCTGATCGGCCGGCGCGGCCGGATGAGCCCGATCAACAGCCTGGCCAAGGTGACCGCGGATTCCGGCGCCCGCCGTGGCTGGGTGGGCCTGGGCTGGATCGGCATCATCGCCGGCATCCTGATCCTGAGCTTCTACAGCGTGGTCGCGGGCTGGACGCTGTCGTACACATGGTCGTACCTGGGGCAGCTGTTCGGCGGCGAACGGATCACCGACCCGGGCGCCACCTTCGGCGGTCTGCTGGGCGATGCCTGGGCGCTGACCGGCTGGCACGGCCTGTTCATGGTGATGACCCTGGCGGTGGTCGCGCTCGGCGTCGAGAAGGGGCTGGAGCGCGCGGTCAAGGTGCTGATGCCGGCCCTGTTCGTGCTGCTGCTGGTGCTGGTCGGCTACGGTCTCACCACCGGCCACTTCGGCACCGCGCTGGGCTTTTTGTTCAAGCCGGACTTCTCGGAGATCGACGGCGGCGTGTTCCTGGCGGCGATGGGCCAGGCGTTCTTCAGCCTCAGCCTGGGCATGTGCACGATGATGGCCTACGGCGCCTACCTGCCGCGCGGCATCTCGATCCCGCGCATCGGCGTCACCGTGGCGCTGGCCGACACCGGCGTCGCCCTGCTCGCCGGCATGGCGATCTTCCCGATCGTGATCGCCTTCGGCATCAATCCGGCCGGTGGCGGACCGGGCCTGATCTTCACCTCGCTGCCGCTGGCCTTCAACACCATGCCGCTGGGCCTGCTGTACGGCCTGCTGTTCTTCCTGCTGCTGTCGTTCGCTGCCTGGACCTCGTCGATCTCGCTGATGGAGCCGGCCACCGCCTTCCTGGTCGAGCGCACCCGGATGACCCGGCGCCAGGCGGCGCTCGGCATCGGCCTTTTGTGCTGGGTGCTGGGCCTGGCCTCGGTGCTGGGCTTCAACCACTGGTCGCACGTGCGCCTGTGGGGTCTGGAGATCATGGACTTCGTGGCCAAGGTCGCCAACGACATCATGCTGCCGCTGGGCGGCCTGCTGATCGCGCTGTTTGCCGGCTGGGCGGTACGTACCAGCCTGCTGCGCGAGGAACTGCCGGAGCTGTCCGACGGCCTGTTCACCGCCTGGCGCTGGCTGCTGCGCGTGGTCTCGCCGGCCCTGGTGGTGATCGTCCTGGTGCGCGCCTTCCTGTAAGCCGCACGGCCAGCAGCGGCGACTCGCGTCGCGCGCTCTGGCACCCGCGATCGCCGAAGCACAGCACGTCTCCCCTCTCCTACCTGCTGGGAGGGGCGACGGAAAGGAGCCCCCGGCCAGCGCGCAGCACTGGCCGTCGACGGTGCGGATCACGGCAAGCCCCGGCCCTCTCCCCCGGCCCCTCCCCCGCAGGCGGGGGAGGGGAGAAGTGCGGCGTCGTCGCACGGGCGGCACGCGCTTGGCAGAGGGCTGAGCGACGACGCTGATCAGGCCTGCCTGAGCGAGAGCGGAGCAGGGCGCGCCTCACCCATCGATCCCGCTGTCCCGATCCGTCTTCCCGATCCGTCTTCCCGATCCGTCTTCCCGATCCGTCTTCCCGATCCGTCTTCCCGATTCGTCTTCCCGATTCGTCTTCCCGATTCGTCTTCCCGATTCGTCTTCCCGATTCGTCTTCCCGATTCGTCTTCCCGATCCGTCTTCCCGATCCGTCTTTCCGATCCGTCTTCCCGATTCGTCTTCCCGATTCGTCTTCCCGATTCGTCTTCCCGATCCGTCTTCCCGATCCGTCTTCCCGATCCGTCTTCCCGATCCGTCTTCCCGATCCGTCTTCCCGATCCGTCTTCCCGATCCGTCGTACCGATCCGTCGTACCGATGCTAGGTCGCGATCCGGGAACGCTGCACTTCGTCACCGGACTCGCCGCGGCACAGCACTTCTCCCCTCCCCCGCCTGCGGGGGAGGGGCGGGGGAGAGGGCTGCCGCAGGCAGCGCGTGAGGTCGGGGCTTGCCGAGTTCCGCGGGGTTCGCAGCGACCAGGCCGTCGCCCGCCCTGAACACCCGCCTGGGGTTTCGCGTCGTGATGCCCGGCTGCCGCGACAGACCTACTGCGCGCCCGCCGCGCCGGGATGTCGTGCCAGCAGGTCCAGCGTGCGCCGGCTGTAGGGGTGCTCCGAACCCCACTCGGATTCGAAGACTGCGGCAACGCGGCGCAGCTGTGCGAGGCCGCCGTCGCGGTCGCCGGCGGCGATCCGCGCCATGGCTTCAGCGCGGTCGATCTCGTGCAGGGCGGGATGGTTGTCGGGATAGATGCCCTCGCGCAGCTCGCGCAGCGTCGGCACCAGGGCCAGCGCCTCCGCGCCGCGGTCCAGCTCGGCCAGCGCCTCGACCAGGACGATGGCGGCGATGCCGGCCTCCCGCTCGGGCACCGACGCCTGCGCCTGGGCGAGGGCCAGCGTCTCGCGCGCCAGGGCCTCCGCCTCCAGCGCCCTGCCCTGCTCCAGCAGCGCCAGGGCCAGCCAGCCCTGCGCGCCCAGGGTCTGCGGATGCTCGGGGCCGTTCAGCGCGCGACTGTCGGCGATCACCTGGCGGCGCACCTGTTCGGCCTGCGCCGGTCGTCCGGCGGCATCCAGGTCGTCGGCGTAGTTGCCCAGGATCAGCAAGGTCTGCGGATGCGGACCCGGAAAGGCACCGCGCAGAAGGGCCAGCGCCTCCTCCCGGTGGGCGATCGCCGTGGCGGCATCGTTGTCCTTGTAAGCCTGGCTGCCCAGGTTGTTGAGCACCACCGCCAGGCCTTCGACCGGCTGCGGCTGCATGCCCCGCAGGATCGCCAGGCTGCGCCGGTAGTGGCGCTGGGCGGCCTCGAAATCCTGCAGGTTGGCGCTGGTGGTGCCCAGCAGGTTCTCGAGCTGCGCCGCCAGCTCGTCGTCGTCGTCGACGATCACCGCGAGCGCCCGTTCCAACTGGTCGCGGGCCTCGGCGAAGCGACCGCGACCGGACAGCATGTGGGCAGCCTGCACGCGCACGGAGGCGAGCAGCGCGGCATCGCGCGGTGGCGCGCCCTCGAGCAGCTCGATGGCCCGTTTGGCCTGCGCCTGCGCCGGCGCCAGCAGTCCCAGGCCGTGGTAGCTGCGCGCCAGGGTCTGGTGCATCCGGGCGCGCAGCACCGGCTGGTCGTCCAAGCGTTCGGCCAGGTTGGCCGATGCCCGGTCCAGCAGTTCGGCGACGGTCACCTCGCGGCCGCTGCGCGCCGGGTCGGGTGCCGCCAGCACCTCCAGCAGGAAGTCGTTGAGGCGGTCGCTGCGCTCGCGTTCCTGGGCGGCCAGTGCCGCCTGGGCGCGTGCGTCGCGGGCCTGCAGGAACGACACGGTGGCGCTGCCGGCCAGGGCCAGCGCCACCGCCATGCCGGCCGCCACCGCCAGCCGGTGGCGAACGACGAACTTCCAGGCGCGGTAGCCGCGGCCGGCGGCACGCGCCTGCACCGGCCGCCCGGCCAGGTACCGGCGCAGATCGGCGGCGAACGCCGGGCAGTCCTGGTAGCGGTCGGCAGGCCGGGTCGCCAGGGCCTTGAGCAGCACATGGTCGAGATCGCGCGGCAGGCGCACGCCTTGGCCGGCGGCGATGCGGCTGGGCAGACCGGCTTCGCGGGTCGGGCTGCCGGTGCGCCGGCTGCCGGCGGCGAACGGCAGCGCACCGGTGAGCAGCTCATGGGCGATCGCGCCCAGCGACCAGATGTCGCTGGCGACGCCGACCGGCTCACCGGCGAGCTGCTCGGGGCTGGCATAGTCGGGCGTCATCGGCGCGACGCCGGCGACGGTCAGGCCGGGCTCGGCCTCGTCGAGCAGCTTGGCGATGCCGAAGTCGAGCAGGTGCGGGTCGCCGGCGTCGTCGACCAGGATGTTGGCGGGCTTGAGGTCGCGGTGCACGACCAGCCGGGCATGCGCGAACGCCACCGCCTCGACGACCTTCAGCAGCAGCTGCACCCGGGCACGCGGCGTCAGGGACCGGCTGCGGCACCACAGGTCCAGCGGCTGGCCGTCGATGTAGTCCATGGCCACCCAGGGCACGCCTTGGCCGTCGTGGCCGGCATCGACCAGGCGGGCGATGTTCGGATGCGCGAGCCCGGCCAGCAGCCGGCGCTCGCGCGCGAAGCGGTCGGCCTCGGCGGTCAGGCCCGGGCGCAGGAACTTGATCGCCACCCGTGCCTGGTACAGGTCGTCGTCGCGCCGGCCCAACCAGACCTCGCCCATGCCGCCGCGGCCGAGCAAGGCCTCCAGGCGCCATGCGCCGATGCGCTCGCCGGCGCGATCGCTGGCCGGCTGCGGTTCCAGGAAGCCGTCGGCGCGGTCATCGGCGGCCAGCAGGGATTCCAGCTCCCGGCGCAGCGCGGCGTCGCCTGCGGCGAGCCGGTCCAGGCAGGCCTCGCGCTCGCCGGCCGGCACGGTTAGCGCCTGTGCCAGCAGGTCCAGCACCCGACCCGGTTCCCCGCCTGCGCTCATGGTGCCCCGGCGGGCGGAGCGCCTTCCAGCGCCCGGTACAGCCAGGCGCGCGCGGCGCGGAAGTCGCGGTCCAGGGTGGCACGCGAGGCGCCCAGCAACTCGCCGATGGCGGCGAATTCCAATCCCGCGAACACCCGCAGCTCGACCACCCGGGCCTTGCGCGGATCGATCGCCTCCAGTCCGGCCAGCGCCTGGTCGAGCGCCAGCAAGTCGATGTCCGGGCCCGGCGTCGCCAGGCCCAGGGCGCTGAGCGTCACCCGCTCGCCGCCATCGCGCTTCTCGGCCTTGCGCGCCCGCGCGTGGTCGACCAGCACCTGGCGCATCACCCGCCCGGCCAGGGCCAGCAGGTGGTCGCGGTCGCGCAGCGGCGTGGCGACGCCGCCGAGCAGGCGCAGCCAGGCCTCGTGCACCAGGGCGGTGGGCTGCCAGGTGGCGACGCCGTCGCGCTCGCGCCGCAATTGCCGCCCTGCCAGCGCCCGCAATTGCGCGTAGACCTGCGGCCACAGCGCGTCCAGCGCCCCGGGCTCGCCGGCCTGCCAGCGCCGGACCAGCGCGGTGACGGATGACTCGGTGTCCAAGATCGTGCGCCCCCCTGCGCGCGGCCCGCAAATGATAGCCGCGCACCTGCGCTGAGACATTGACGGCCGTCTCTGCGCAGTACCCGGTGGACGGTCGCGGCTCCCTCCACGACCGCCCCGCCCGGCCGTCCCTCCAGGCGGCCGGGCACCTCCCTTCACTTCAGGCAGCTCGGAGCCTTCGCCATGCAGCGCACCCGTATCCTTCCCCTGACCCTTGCCCTCGCCACCCTGCTCGGCGCCGGCGACCTGCTCGCCAGCGAGCGCGGCGGCGTCCTCGGTCGCCTCGGCGGCGGCGGCAACAGCGACCGCGGCCTGGCGGTCAGCGCCGGCGTCGATGCCGTGCGCGGCCTGACCCTCACCGATGCCCAGCTCGCCGAGCTCGGCGCACAGGCCGCCGAGGTCTTCGACCGTGAGAACCGCGTCGCCCCGGCCAACCACCCGCAGGCCCAGCGACTGGCCCGGCTGACCGCCGGCCACCTGGCCGAGCACGGCCTGGCGCTCAACTTCAAGGTCTACCTGGACGACACCCTGAACGCCTTCGCCCTGCCGGACGGCTCGATCCGCTTCTACGCCGGCCTGATGACGCTGCTGAACGACGACGAGCTGCGCTTCGTGATCGGCCACGAGATCGCCCACGTCCAGCAGGGCCATGCCAAGGGCCGCTTCCGCACCGCCTACCTGGCGCAGGCCGCGCGCAAGGGCGTCGCCAGCCAGGGCAACACCGCCGGCGCACTGGCCGCGTCCGACCTGGGCGGCGTGCTCGAGGAGCTGTTCAAGGCCCAGTACTCGCAGCGCAACGAGCTGGCCGCCGATGCCGAGGGCCTGGCCTTCCTGCGCCGCCACGGCCACGCCGACGCCGCCGCGGTGAGCGCCCTGGAGAAGCTGGCCGGCCACGGTGGCCGCGGCACTGACGCCTTCTCCAGCCACCCCGACGCCGACCGCCGCGCCCAGCGCATGCAGCGCCAGGTGGCGCGGCGATGAGTCACCGCTCTGTCCGCAGTAGCACTAAGACGACCACCAAGGACCACACACGATGAGCACCCGGACACTAAGCGCACCCTGGCACAGACTCCTCTGCGCTGGCTTCGCGACGCTCCTTGCCCTTCCCGGCGCAGTGCTGGCAACACCCTCCATCGAGCACGGCCGCCTGGACTTCTACACAAGAAACGGCGCCAGAGCCCAGGAAGACGGCACCATCATTGACCAAAATGGACGACAGGTTTTCCTGCTTCCCCTCAAGGAAATGCTGTCAACCAGGAACGGGGAGCGCGAGCCCTACGATGCGTCGGGAGTCTCGACCAGCCACCTGGACGCACTCGCTGAGGAGGCGGGGCTTGCAGCTGCCCAGGTTGCCCAGCTCTCGGATGAACTGGCTGCAGCATTCCTGGATGATCGTCAATTCGTGGCGCTTGCCAGCCGCACGAAGTCGGGCGATCTCATTCCCGATCGCCTGCTGGACTTCAGCGGCATCTGGGCAGACAGCACCTCCGGCTTCACCCTGCTGCCCTGGGGCGTACAGGCGGTGGCTGGCGGTCAGCCAAGCACGCGTACACACACCCTCTACGTCATCGATTCGGGCGTGCATAACCACGACTCTCTGCATCTGGAAAAGCAGGATCGACTCGCCGTCCTCGGACTTCCTGTCGTGACGGTCTGCAACGCCGCGCCCGAGTACGCACATGGCACTCACATCGCTGGGATCATTGCAGGTCTGGGATCACCGGGCGGAGTCACCGGAGTGCGCCCCAATGCTCGGATCGTCTCGATCAACGTCGCGTTGCCTGACATCTGCAAAGCCACCACCGCATCGGTCGTGGCTGGCCTGGAGATGGCGAGAAAACAAATACTGCTTAGTGCGGCTCAGCCAAGGACTGCTGTTGTGAACCTGTCGATCAATCCTGATCGGGAGCAGGACCCAGCGGGTGCTGGCCTCATCGACAACGCAATGCGCAACGTTGCGTTCCCCGCTACAGCGTATCCAGGTGCATTCATTGCCCAATCTGCCGGAAATCATGGCAATGACGCCTGCCAACACGCTTATCGTCCACCCAACACCAACTGGGCTCTGGACAACGACGGGATCATGGTCGTGGCAGCGATCGACCGGAATGGGCAGGCGGCACGACCGCTCTGGCACCAGAACCCTCCGCTGCAGGGCTTTCATATCCCACGCTTTGGTGGACAGGGCACAGAGAGCGAAACAGGCAACAACGGTGGTCTGTGTGTCGATACGATGGCACCGGGCGTGGACGTGGTGTCGACGTGGAGCGGGAACACACTGTCCAGGTCCTCGGGCACCTCTTTCGCCGCACCGCACGTTGCCGCACTTGCCCTGTATGCACTGGAGTCGGGCCTGGCGGCCACGCCAGCCGCCGTCGAGCAATGGCTGAGGGGCAACCACAGGTTCCTCTACGGCTCGAACCTCGTCATCCCCGCACTGCAGTGGGGCGTGTTCCTCACCAAGCCCAGCATCGTTTTCTATACGAAGCTGGAGGAGCGCAACGACGCCGGCGATGTCGGCTACCTGTCGACGGCTGCTTGGCACAAGTCGGAAGAGGTACATGCCACTTCCCCCGCCAGTTTCCGGACGTTCTCCGACAGTTATCTGACGGTCGGTTTTGCGGTCGACGACGCTACCGGCCTCCTGCCCTGCACGGCTCGCGTGTTCAGAAACGGCGTGTTGGCCCAGCCGGGTGCTTTGCCGCCACCGACGGTGTACGCGAATGGCAGCACAGGTCGCTGGGACGTCGCAGCCAGCCATTGGCTGCAACTGGAAGGCAGCACCATCCGGCTTCAGGTCGACTGTCCATCTGGAACGGGAGGCTGGTGGCCTGATGGCCAGTCCAGCGTGACCGTCGAACTGCAGACCACGCCAAAACCCGTCTGGCATGCTGCGGCACCGAGCACCGGAGGAGGACAACTGCTCCTGTCGCGACGCGCTTCGCCCACTCAT
This window encodes:
- a CDS encoding integron integrase; the protein is MAPEARKPRLFDEVRRCLRVRHYSLATEKCYLQWLRRFILANGKRHPRELGKAEVEAFLSGLAVAGKVAPSTQNQALAALLFVYRHVLELDLPWLDGVVRARSRQRVPTVLARSEVGALLLAMDGRPWLLASLLYGTGMRLMECLRLRIKDVDFARHEITVRQGKGGKDRHTVLPATLVPALHLEVQRALRLHGHDLARGLGEAALPHALARKYLGAAREPGWQFVFPSARLSRDPLDGTLRRHHVDAAVLARALRKACRAANLVKHVSAHTLRHSFATHLLEDGYDIRTVQELLGHSDVGTTQIYTHVLNRGGRGVVSPLDRTSRPLSHSSA
- a CDS encoding type II toxin-antitoxin system mRNA interferase toxin, RelE/StbE family is translated as MWIVMERPQADKVLSSGRVPIDILKRYEKWKDIAMLSGPQGLRAIRGFRDEALLGEWRGFRSSRLNEKWRVIYGVQAEVLVVEVVRLAAHDYRRK
- a CDS encoding helix-turn-helix transcriptional regulator; amino-acid sequence: MARLIPARRRVEVTPGESLRIIRELQELSQTQLSALCGIPQTTISSIENGRVNLGVERAKVLARALRCHPAVLVFPGWQVDSAA
- a CDS encoding NUDIX hydrolase, with amino-acid sequence MPPFDFASELAAFAARHPGAADTVALFRTRLAAADAGAFARCPAQGHFTGSALVVSADGQRTLLTHHRKLGRWLQPGGHADGDADLARVALREAEEETGLAGLHLHPGLLDLDRHWIPERGSEPGHWHYDVRFLVQATAGEDFVVGPESNDLAWWPLRQVADDAGFDDSLRRMASRLLGSPG
- the nhaC gene encoding Na+/H+ antiporter NhaC, which gives rise to MRKPTLLQALVPLFVLVVLLVLSVRLFGDGSSGGPNQIALLMAAGAAMLVALRNGLRYADMQLAVVKGVSLTTTAIFILLAVGALIGAWILSGTVPALIYYGMKLLHPSWFYPAVCLICALVALSIGSSWTVAGTIGVALMGVALGLGLDPAIAAGAVISGAYFGDKMSPLSDTTNLAPASAGSELFSHIRHMTWTTLPGFAAALLIFTGIGLSQAGQGDTGALEPLLAALDARFDIGVHLLLPLLVLLVMAVRKVPAFPTIAIGALLGAVFAVLFQREAVLALAGVNSDNTALQLVGGAWRSLFDGYSADSGDSMLDSLLNRGGMASMLPTIWLIVCAMAFGACMERAGLLDRIVESILRAVRGPGSLVVATILTAIGVNVIASDQYIAIVLPGRLYRLEFDRQGLEPVNLSRAIEDGGTLTSALVPWNTCGAYMAATLGVATLDYLPYAFFNWITPIIAMAMAVVGYKLLRKPVAVRA
- a CDS encoding sodium-dependent transporter, with protein sequence MDKNSIHGMWSSRMAFVLAATGSAVGLGNIWRFPYMTSDNGGSAFVLVYLACIALVGLPILMAEILIGRRGRMSPINSLAKVTADSGARRGWVGLGWIGIIAGILILSFYSVVAGWTLSYTWSYLGQLFGGERITDPGATFGGLLGDAWALTGWHGLFMVMTLAVVALGVEKGLERAVKVLMPALFVLLLVLVGYGLTTGHFGTALGFLFKPDFSEIDGGVFLAAMGQAFFSLSLGMCTMMAYGAYLPRGISIPRIGVTVALADTGVALLAGMAIFPIVIAFGINPAGGGPGLIFTSLPLAFNTMPLGLLYGLLFFLLLSFAAWTSSISLMEPATAFLVERTRMTRRQAALGIGLLCWVLGLASVLGFNHWSHVRLWGLEIMDFVAKVANDIMLPLGGLLIALFAGWAVRTSLLREELPELSDGLFTAWRWLLRVVSPALVVIVLVRAFL
- a CDS encoding serine/threonine protein kinase encodes the protein MSAGGEPGRVLDLLAQALTVPAGEREACLDRLAAGDAALRRELESLLAADDRADGFLEPQPASDRAGERIGAWRLEALLGRGGMGEVWLGRRDDDLYQARVAIKFLRPGLTAEADRFARERRLLAGLAHPNIARLVDAGHDGQGVPWVAMDYIDGQPLDLWCRSRSLTPRARVQLLLKVVEAVAFAHARLVVHRDLKPANILVDDAGDPHLLDFGIAKLLDEAEPGLTVAGVAPMTPDYASPEQLAGEPVGVASDIWSLGAIAHELLTGALPFAAGSRRTGSPTREAGLPSRIAAGQGVRLPRDLDHVLLKALATRPADRYQDCPAFAADLRRYLAGRPVQARAAGRGYRAWKFVVRHRLAVAAGMAVALALAGSATVSFLQARDARAQAALAAQERERSDRLNDFLLEVLAAPDPARSGREVTVAELLDRASANLAERLDDQPVLRARMHQTLARSYHGLGLLAPAQAQAKRAIELLEGAPPRDAALLASVRVQAAHMLSGRGRFAEARDQLERALAVIVDDDDELAAQLENLLGTTSANLQDFEAAQRHYRRSLAILRGMQPQPVEGLAVVLNNLGSQAYKDNDAATAIAHREEALALLRGAFPGPHPQTLLILGNYADDLDAAGRPAQAEQVRRQVIADSRALNGPEHPQTLGAQGWLALALLEQGRALEAEALARETLALAQAQASVPEREAGIAAIVLVEALAELDRGAEALALVPTLRELREGIYPDNHPALHEIDRAEAMARIAAGDRDGGLAQLRRVAAVFESEWGSEHPYSRRTLDLLARHPGAAGAQ
- a CDS encoding M48 family metalloprotease, with the protein product MQRTRILPLTLALATLLGAGDLLASERGGVLGRLGGGGNSDRGLAVSAGVDAVRGLTLTDAQLAELGAQAAEVFDRENRVAPANHPQAQRLARLTAGHLAEHGLALNFKVYLDDTLNAFALPDGSIRFYAGLMTLLNDDELRFVIGHEIAHVQQGHAKGRFRTAYLAQAARKGVASQGNTAGALAASDLGGVLEELFKAQYSQRNELAADAEGLAFLRRHGHADAAAVSALEKLAGHGGRGTDAFSSHPDADRRAQRMQRQVARR